From a single Peromyscus maniculatus bairdii isolate BWxNUB_F1_BW_parent chromosome 4, HU_Pman_BW_mat_3.1, whole genome shotgun sequence genomic region:
- the Tyro3 gene encoding tyrosine-protein kinase receptor TYRO3 isoform X2, whose amino-acid sequence MALRRSMGRPGLPPLLLAGLASLLLPESAAAGLKLMGAPAKMTVSQGQPVKMNCSVEGMEDPDIHWMKDGAVVQNASQVSLSISEQYWIGFLSLKSVERSDAGLYWCQVKDGEETKTSQSVWLTVEGVPFFTVEPKDVAVPPNAPFQLSCEAVGPPEPVTIFWWRGPTKVGGPAPSPSVLNVTGVTQRTEFSCEAHNIKGLATSRPAIVRLQAPPAAPFNVTMTTISSRNASVAWVPGADGLALLHSCTVQVALAPGDWEVLAVVVPVPPFTCLLRDLAPATNYSLRVRCANALGPSPYADWVPFQTKGLAPTRAPQNLHAIRTDSGLILEWEEVIPEDPGEGPLGPYKLSWVQENRTQDELMVEGTRANLTGWDPQKDLILRVCVSNAVGYGPWSQPLVVSSHDHAGRQGPPHSRTSWVPAVLGVLTALITAAALALILLRKRRKETRFGQAFDSVMARGEPAVHFRAARSFNRERPERIEATLDSLGISDELKDKLEDVLIPEQQFTLGRMLGKGEFGSVREAQLKQEDGSFVKVAVKMLKADIIASSDIEEFLREAACMKEFDHPHVAKLVGVSLRSRAKGRLPIPMVILPFMKHGDLHAFLLASRIGENPLNLPLQTLVRFMVDIACGMEYLSSRNFIHRDLAARNCMLAEDMTVCVADFGLSRKIYSGDYYRQGCASKLPVKWLALESLADNLYTVHSDVWAFGVTMWEIMTRGQTPYAGIENAEIYNYLIGGNRLKQPPECMEEVYDLMYQCWSADPKQRPSFTCLRMELENILGQLSVLSTSQDPLYINIERAEQPAERGSPERPCGEQPSGEAGDGSGAGAVGGIPSDCRYIFSPGGLAESPGQPEQQPESPLGETQRLLLLQQQGLLPHSSC is encoded by the exons ATGGCGCTGAGGCGGAGCATGGGGCGGCCGGGGCTCCCGCCGCTGCTGCTGGCGGGGCTGGCCTCTCTGCTGCTCCCCGAGTCGGCGGCCGCAG GCCTGAAGCTCATGGGAGCCCCAGCGAAGATGACAGTGTCTCAGGGGCAGCCAGTCAAGATGAACTGCAGtgtggaggggatggaggaccccGACATACACTGGATGAAGGACGGGGCTGTGGTCCAGAATGCAAGCCAGGTGTCCCTCTCGATAAGCGAGCAGTACTGGATTGGCTTCCTCAG CCTGAAGTCAGTGGAGCGGTCTGATGCCGGCCTGTACTGGTGCCaggtgaaggatggggaagaaaCCAAGACCTCTCAGTCAGTATGGCTCACCGTGGAAG GTGTGCCATTCTTCACGGTGGAACCCAAAGATGTGGCGGTGCCACCCAATGCCCCCTTTCAACTGTCTTGTGAGGCCGTGGGTCCTCCGGAACCTGTGACCATTTTCTGGTGGAGAGGACCCACTAAGGTTGGGGgccctgccccctctccctctgTTTTAAACGTGACAG GAGTGACCCAGCGCACAGAGTTTTCTTGTGAAGCTCACAACATAAAAGGCTTGGCCACTTCCAGACCAGCTATTGTTCGCCTTCAAG CTCCCCCTGCAGCCCCCTTCAACGTCACAATGACAACGATCTCCAGCCGCAATGCTAGTGTGGCCTGGGTGCCAGGTGCTGACGGTTTAGCCCTCCTCCATTCCTGTACCGTGCAG GTGGCACTGGCCCCAGGAGACTGGGAGGTTCTGGCTGTCGTGGTCCCTGTACCACCCTTTACCTGCCTGCTTCGGGACTTGGCCCCCGCCACCAACTACAGCCTTAGGGTGCGCTGTGCCAACGCCCTGGGGCCCTCCCCCTACGCCGACTGGGTGCCCTTTCAGACAAAGGGCCTAG CGCCAACCAGAGCTCCCCAGAATCTCCATGCCATTCGTACCGACTCAGGCCTTATCCTGGAATGGGAAGAAGTGATCCCTGAGGACCCTGGGGAAGGCCCCCTGGGACCTTACAAGCTGTCCTGGGtccaagaaaacagaacccag GATGAGCTGATGGTGGAAGGGACCAGGGCCAATCTGACCGGCTGGGATCCCCAGAAGGACCTgattttgcgtgtgtgtgtctccaatgcagTTGGCTATGGGCCCTGGAGTCAGCCACTGGTAGTGTCTTCTCATGACCATGCAG GAAGGCAGGGCCCTCCCCACAGCCGCACATCCTGGGTGCCTGCGGTCCTCGGGGTGCTCACCGCCCTGATCACTGCTGCTGCCTTGGCCCTCATCCTGCTTCGGAAGAGACGGAAGGAGACACGGTTCGG GCAAGCCTTTGACAGCGTCATGGCCCGAGGGGAGCCAGCTGTGCACTTCCGGGCCGCTCGGTCTTTCAATCGAGAAAGGCCTGAACGCATTGAGGCCACAC TGGATAGCCTGGGCATCAGCGATGAATTAAAGGACAAGCTGGAGGACGTCCTTATCCCAGAGCAGCAGTTCACCCTCGGCCGGATGTTGGGCAAAG GAGAGTTTGGGTCAGTGCGGGAAGcccagctgaagcaggaagacggCTCCTTCGTGAAAGTGGCTGTGAAGATGCTGAAAG ctGACATCATTGCCTCAAGCGACATAGAAGAGTTCCTCAGAGAAGCAGCTTGCATGAAGGAGTTTGACCATCCACACGTGGCCAAGCTTGTTG GGGTGAGCCTCCGGAGCAGGGCTAAAGGCCGCCTCCCCATCCCCATGGTCATCCTGCCTTTCATGAAGCATGGAGACTTGCATGCCTTTCTGCTCGCCTCCCGAATTGGGGAGAACCCGTTG AACCTGCCCCTCCAGACTCTGGTCCGGTTCATGGTGGACATTGCCTGTGGCATGGAGTACCTGAGCTCCCGGAACTTCATCCACCGAGACCTGGCAGCTCGGAATTGCAT GCTGGCAGAGGACATGACGGTGTGTGTGGCTGACTTTGGACTCTCCCGAAAAATCTACAGTGGGGACTATTATCGTCAGGGTTGCGCCTCCAAATTACCCGTCAAGTGGCTGGCCCTGGAGAGCTTGGCTGACAACCTGTATACTGTGCACAGCGATGTG TGGGCCTTCGGGGTGACCATGTGGGAGATCATGACTCGTGGGCAGACGCCATATGCTGGCATCGAAAATGCTGAGATTTACAACTACCTCATCGGCGGGAACCGCCTGAAACAGCCTCCGGAGTGTATGGAGGAAGT GTATGATCTCATGTACCAGTGCTGGAGTGCCGACCCAAAGCAGCGCCCAAGCTTCACATGCCTGCGAATGGAGCTGGAGAACATTCTGGGCCAACTCTCTGTGTTGTCCACCAGCCAGGACCCCTTGTACATTAACATTGAGAGAGCTGAGCAGCCTGCTGAGAGAGGCAGCCCGGAGCGGCCCTGTGGAGAGCAGCCTAGCGGCGAGGCAGGGGACGGCAGTGGCGCGGGGGCAGTAGGTGGCATCCCCAGTGACTGTCGGTACATCTTCAGCCCTGGAGGGCTGGCCGAGTCACCTGGGCAGCCGGAGCAGCAGCCGGAAAGCCCTCTCGGCGAGACccagcggctgctgctgctgcagcagcaaGGGTTACTTCCTCACAGTAGCTGTTAA
- the Tyro3 gene encoding tyrosine-protein kinase receptor TYRO3 isoform X1 yields the protein MGAPAKMTVSQGQPVKMNCSVEGMEDPDIHWMKDGAVVQNASQVSLSISEQYWIGFLSLKSVERSDAGLYWCQVKDGEETKTSQSVWLTVEGVPFFTVEPKDVAVPPNAPFQLSCEAVGPPEPVTIFWWRGPTKVGGPAPSPSVLNVTGVTQRTEFSCEAHNIKGLATSRPAIVRLQAPPAAPFNVTMTTISSRNASVAWVPGADGLALLHSCTVQVALAPGDWEVLAVVVPVPPFTCLLRDLAPATNYSLRVRCANALGPSPYADWVPFQTKGLAPTRAPQNLHAIRTDSGLILEWEEVIPEDPGEGPLGPYKLSWVQENRTQDELMVEGTRANLTGWDPQKDLILRVCVSNAVGYGPWSQPLVVSSHDHAGRQGPPHSRTSWVPAVLGVLTALITAAALALILLRKRRKETRFGQAFDSVMARGEPAVHFRAARSFNRERPERIEATLDSLGISDELKDKLEDVLIPEQQFTLGRMLGKGEFGSVREAQLKQEDGSFVKVAVKMLKADIIASSDIEEFLREAACMKEFDHPHVAKLVGVSLRSRAKGRLPIPMVILPFMKHGDLHAFLLASRIGENPLNLPLQTLVRFMVDIACGMEYLSSRNFIHRDLAARNCMLAEDMTVCVADFGLSRKIYSGDYYRQGCASKLPVKWLALESLADNLYTVHSDVWAFGVTMWEIMTRGQTPYAGIENAEIYNYLIGGNRLKQPPECMEEVYDLMYQCWSADPKQRPSFTCLRMELENILGQLSVLSTSQDPLYINIERAEQPAERGSPERPCGEQPSGEAGDGSGAGAVGGIPSDCRYIFSPGGLAESPGQPEQQPESPLGETQRLLLLQQQGLLPHSSC from the exons ATGGGAGCCCCAGCGAAGATGACAGTGTCTCAGGGGCAGCCAGTCAAGATGAACTGCAGtgtggaggggatggaggaccccGACATACACTGGATGAAGGACGGGGCTGTGGTCCAGAATGCAAGCCAGGTGTCCCTCTCGATAAGCGAGCAGTACTGGATTGGCTTCCTCAG CCTGAAGTCAGTGGAGCGGTCTGATGCCGGCCTGTACTGGTGCCaggtgaaggatggggaagaaaCCAAGACCTCTCAGTCAGTATGGCTCACCGTGGAAG GTGTGCCATTCTTCACGGTGGAACCCAAAGATGTGGCGGTGCCACCCAATGCCCCCTTTCAACTGTCTTGTGAGGCCGTGGGTCCTCCGGAACCTGTGACCATTTTCTGGTGGAGAGGACCCACTAAGGTTGGGGgccctgccccctctccctctgTTTTAAACGTGACAG GAGTGACCCAGCGCACAGAGTTTTCTTGTGAAGCTCACAACATAAAAGGCTTGGCCACTTCCAGACCAGCTATTGTTCGCCTTCAAG CTCCCCCTGCAGCCCCCTTCAACGTCACAATGACAACGATCTCCAGCCGCAATGCTAGTGTGGCCTGGGTGCCAGGTGCTGACGGTTTAGCCCTCCTCCATTCCTGTACCGTGCAG GTGGCACTGGCCCCAGGAGACTGGGAGGTTCTGGCTGTCGTGGTCCCTGTACCACCCTTTACCTGCCTGCTTCGGGACTTGGCCCCCGCCACCAACTACAGCCTTAGGGTGCGCTGTGCCAACGCCCTGGGGCCCTCCCCCTACGCCGACTGGGTGCCCTTTCAGACAAAGGGCCTAG CGCCAACCAGAGCTCCCCAGAATCTCCATGCCATTCGTACCGACTCAGGCCTTATCCTGGAATGGGAAGAAGTGATCCCTGAGGACCCTGGGGAAGGCCCCCTGGGACCTTACAAGCTGTCCTGGGtccaagaaaacagaacccag GATGAGCTGATGGTGGAAGGGACCAGGGCCAATCTGACCGGCTGGGATCCCCAGAAGGACCTgattttgcgtgtgtgtgtctccaatgcagTTGGCTATGGGCCCTGGAGTCAGCCACTGGTAGTGTCTTCTCATGACCATGCAG GAAGGCAGGGCCCTCCCCACAGCCGCACATCCTGGGTGCCTGCGGTCCTCGGGGTGCTCACCGCCCTGATCACTGCTGCTGCCTTGGCCCTCATCCTGCTTCGGAAGAGACGGAAGGAGACACGGTTCGG GCAAGCCTTTGACAGCGTCATGGCCCGAGGGGAGCCAGCTGTGCACTTCCGGGCCGCTCGGTCTTTCAATCGAGAAAGGCCTGAACGCATTGAGGCCACAC TGGATAGCCTGGGCATCAGCGATGAATTAAAGGACAAGCTGGAGGACGTCCTTATCCCAGAGCAGCAGTTCACCCTCGGCCGGATGTTGGGCAAAG GAGAGTTTGGGTCAGTGCGGGAAGcccagctgaagcaggaagacggCTCCTTCGTGAAAGTGGCTGTGAAGATGCTGAAAG ctGACATCATTGCCTCAAGCGACATAGAAGAGTTCCTCAGAGAAGCAGCTTGCATGAAGGAGTTTGACCATCCACACGTGGCCAAGCTTGTTG GGGTGAGCCTCCGGAGCAGGGCTAAAGGCCGCCTCCCCATCCCCATGGTCATCCTGCCTTTCATGAAGCATGGAGACTTGCATGCCTTTCTGCTCGCCTCCCGAATTGGGGAGAACCCGTTG AACCTGCCCCTCCAGACTCTGGTCCGGTTCATGGTGGACATTGCCTGTGGCATGGAGTACCTGAGCTCCCGGAACTTCATCCACCGAGACCTGGCAGCTCGGAATTGCAT GCTGGCAGAGGACATGACGGTGTGTGTGGCTGACTTTGGACTCTCCCGAAAAATCTACAGTGGGGACTATTATCGTCAGGGTTGCGCCTCCAAATTACCCGTCAAGTGGCTGGCCCTGGAGAGCTTGGCTGACAACCTGTATACTGTGCACAGCGATGTG TGGGCCTTCGGGGTGACCATGTGGGAGATCATGACTCGTGGGCAGACGCCATATGCTGGCATCGAAAATGCTGAGATTTACAACTACCTCATCGGCGGGAACCGCCTGAAACAGCCTCCGGAGTGTATGGAGGAAGT GTATGATCTCATGTACCAGTGCTGGAGTGCCGACCCAAAGCAGCGCCCAAGCTTCACATGCCTGCGAATGGAGCTGGAGAACATTCTGGGCCAACTCTCTGTGTTGTCCACCAGCCAGGACCCCTTGTACATTAACATTGAGAGAGCTGAGCAGCCTGCTGAGAGAGGCAGCCCGGAGCGGCCCTGTGGAGAGCAGCCTAGCGGCGAGGCAGGGGACGGCAGTGGCGCGGGGGCAGTAGGTGGCATCCCCAGTGACTGTCGGTACATCTTCAGCCCTGGAGGGCTGGCCGAGTCACCTGGGCAGCCGGAGCAGCAGCCGGAAAGCCCTCTCGGCGAGACccagcggctgctgctgctgcagcagcaaGGGTTACTTCCTCACAGTAGCTGTTAA